One region of Haloprofundus salilacus genomic DNA includes:
- a CDS encoding HemK2/MTQ2 family protein methyltransferase codes for MSDDETPESDATTRHSLAERRGVETRVYQPAEDSGLLARAAVERARGRTLEVGTGSGWVAAKVAAETNAEVVASDLNPHACREAKKRADDLRAEGGEGFDVVRGDLFSPFADGAFDTVLFNPPYLPTDPDNDWGDWMEVALSGGESGRKLIDPFVDDVGRVLASGGQALLLVSSLSGYDEVVQRAKDRGFDVESVAEESYPFETLSILRLVD; via the coding sequence ATGAGCGACGACGAAACGCCCGAGTCAGACGCGACGACCCGCCACTCGCTGGCCGAGCGCCGCGGCGTCGAGACGCGCGTCTACCAACCGGCCGAGGACTCAGGTCTCCTCGCGAGAGCCGCGGTCGAACGCGCCCGCGGGCGGACGCTCGAAGTCGGCACCGGGTCGGGGTGGGTCGCCGCGAAAGTCGCCGCCGAGACCAATGCCGAAGTCGTCGCCTCCGACCTCAACCCCCACGCCTGTCGCGAGGCGAAAAAACGGGCGGACGACCTGCGAGCGGAGGGCGGGGAAGGGTTCGACGTCGTTCGCGGGGACCTCTTTTCGCCCTTTGCCGACGGCGCGTTCGACACCGTGCTTTTCAATCCGCCCTATCTTCCGACCGACCCCGACAACGACTGGGGTGACTGGATGGAAGTTGCGCTCTCGGGCGGCGAGTCCGGCCGAAAGCTCATCGACCCGTTCGTCGACGACGTAGGTCGCGTACTCGCTTCGGGCGGACAGGCGCTGCTCCTCGTGAGCAGTCTGTCGGGCTACGACGAGGTGGTTCAGCGGGCGAAAGACCGAGGGTTCGACGTGGAGAGCGTCGCCGAAGAGTCGTACCCGTTTGAGACGCTGTCGATTCTTCGGCTCGTCGACTGA
- a CDS encoding 5-methyltetrahydropteroyltriglutamate--homocysteine methyltransferase, translating into MTELVATTPGLYPLPDWAKQRLSELKGHQKGDLVSGDEGPEIVDAYDRAREEVVADQTSAGVDRVVEGQLRWDDNLAHPLTVHDSVETGGIVRYYDNNNFYRDPQVVGELGFSGDVAAELEATKELLGGDDSLQAVLPGPYSLSDLATDEHYGDEEAFLEGVSEFLAGEVEAFPEHETLFLLEPSLVENAPEDGLDARASEAIDTVASATDADVVVHSYWGALEEKVYAHLMDADVDAVGFDVVAGDRSQTLYNINEYGTKDSVALGLVDGQNTLVESPETVCDRIEWVQDQIPAQEFDTVYATSNTELFYLPVNKYREKLAALAEGVALARGEETEVQA; encoded by the coding sequence ATGACCGAACTCGTAGCCACGACGCCAGGGCTGTATCCGTTGCCCGACTGGGCGAAACAGCGACTCTCGGAGTTGAAAGGCCACCAGAAAGGCGACCTCGTCAGCGGTGACGAGGGTCCCGAAATCGTCGACGCGTACGACCGCGCCCGCGAAGAAGTCGTCGCCGACCAGACGTCTGCCGGGGTGGACCGAGTCGTCGAGGGGCAACTCCGCTGGGACGACAACCTCGCGCACCCGCTGACCGTCCACGACAGCGTCGAGACAGGCGGTATCGTCCGGTACTACGACAACAACAACTTCTACCGCGACCCGCAGGTCGTCGGCGAACTCGGGTTCTCCGGCGACGTGGCCGCGGAACTCGAGGCGACAAAGGAACTGCTCGGCGGTGACGACTCGCTGCAGGCGGTTCTCCCCGGCCCGTACTCGCTTTCGGACCTCGCGACCGACGAGCACTACGGCGACGAGGAGGCGTTCTTGGAGGGTGTCTCGGAGTTCCTCGCCGGTGAGGTCGAAGCGTTCCCCGAGCACGAGACACTGTTCCTCCTCGAACCGTCGCTCGTCGAGAACGCGCCCGAAGACGGCCTCGACGCGCGAGCGAGCGAAGCCATCGACACGGTCGCGTCGGCGACGGACGCCGACGTGGTCGTCCACAGCTACTGGGGCGCGCTGGAGGAGAAGGTGTACGCGCACCTGATGGACGCCGACGTGGACGCCGTCGGCTTCGACGTGGTGGCAGGCGACCGCTCGCAGACGCTGTACAACATCAACGAGTACGGCACGAAAGACAGCGTTGCGCTCGGCCTCGTCGACGGCCAGAACACGCTCGTCGAGTCGCCCGAGACCGTCTGCGACCGCATTGAGTGGGTCCAGGATCAGATCCCCGCACAGGAGTTCGACACCGTCTACGCGACGAGCAACACCGAACTGTTCTACCTGCCCGTGAACAAATATCGAGAGAAACTGGCCGCGCTGGCCGAGGGCGTCGCCCTCGCTCGTGGCGAGGAGACGGAGGTACAAGCATGA
- a CDS encoding methionine synthase codes for MSRDADNRAQFRPDVHENDHFLLTTVVGSYPKPKWLNRAKELAEDEEARFDADNLAEAYDDASEVITHEHERTGLDTVVDGEMRRNEMVEFFADRIDGYEFNGPVKVWGHNYFDKPSVADEVEYDEPWLVDEFEFTRDVASRPVKVPITGPYTLANWSFNEAYENEEELAYDLADLVNLEIEKLVEAGARYVQIDEPALATTPDDHAIVGECLERIADGIPEEVRIGLHVCYGDYSRIYPELNEFPIDEFDVELCNGDYEQIDVFTEPDFEPDLALGVVDAHTAEVEPVEEIKENIKQGLKVVPPEKLTISPDCGLKLLPREIAYGKMKNLVTAAREVEKELDANEIDLDAPVPTAD; via the coding sequence ATGAGCCGAGACGCCGACAACAGAGCGCAGTTCCGCCCGGACGTGCACGAGAACGACCACTTCCTCCTGACGACGGTGGTCGGCAGCTATCCGAAGCCGAAGTGGCTCAACCGCGCGAAAGAGCTCGCCGAGGACGAGGAGGCGCGCTTCGACGCCGACAACCTCGCGGAGGCGTACGACGACGCCTCGGAGGTCATCACCCACGAACACGAGCGCACCGGACTCGACACCGTCGTCGACGGCGAGATGCGCAGAAACGAGATGGTCGAGTTCTTCGCCGACCGCATCGACGGCTACGAGTTCAACGGTCCGGTGAAGGTGTGGGGCCACAACTACTTCGACAAGCCGAGCGTCGCCGACGAGGTGGAGTACGACGAACCGTGGCTCGTCGACGAGTTCGAGTTCACCCGCGACGTGGCCTCACGACCCGTCAAAGTCCCCATCACGGGACCGTACACGCTGGCGAACTGGTCGTTCAACGAGGCGTACGAGAACGAGGAGGAACTCGCCTACGACCTCGCGGACCTCGTCAACCTCGAAATCGAGAAGTTGGTCGAAGCGGGCGCGCGCTACGTCCAGATAGACGAACCCGCGCTGGCGACGACGCCCGACGATCACGCCATCGTCGGCGAGTGTCTCGAACGCATCGCCGACGGAATCCCCGAGGAGGTTCGCATCGGCCTGCACGTCTGCTACGGCGACTACTCGCGCATCTACCCCGAACTCAACGAGTTCCCCATCGACGAGTTCGACGTGGAACTCTGCAACGGCGACTACGAGCAGATCGACGTGTTCACCGAACCCGACTTCGAACCTGACCTCGCGCTCGGCGTCGTCGACGCCCACACCGCCGAGGTCGAACCGGTCGAGGAGATCAAGGAGAACATCAAGCAGGGGCTGAAGGTCGTCCCACCGGAGAAACTCACCATCTCGCCTGACTGCGGGCTCAAACTCCTGCCGCGCGAGATCGCCTACGGGAAGATGAAGAACTTGGTCACGGCCGCCCGCGAGGTCGAGAAGGAACTCGACGCGAACGAGATCGACCTCGACGCACCGGTACCGACGGCAGACTGA
- a CDS encoding TOBE domain-containing protein, which translates to MTLSARTRLSGTIRYLEVGENTAEVQLKLDDGQTVTSVITANSAERLDLSEGDSVDAVVKATDVMIDA; encoded by the coding sequence ATGACGCTCAGCGCGCGCACCCGTCTCTCGGGGACCATTCGGTACCTCGAAGTCGGCGAGAACACCGCGGAGGTACAGCTCAAACTCGACGACGGCCAGACGGTGACGTCCGTCATCACCGCGAACTCGGCGGAGCGTCTCGACCTCTCGGAAGGCGACTCCGTCGACGCCGTCGTGAAGGCGACCGACGTGATGATAGACGCCTGA